The nucleotide window TGTAAGCTTTGTAAGTCTTGTCAGAGATGGGAGTTTTTGCAATTCTTCAAAACCCTTTAGACTTAGAACCTGTAAATTAGCAGCAGAAGTTGCAAACCAGATGGGTAAGCTGTCGCTACTGTACCGTTGAATATACAGTTTTTTAACTGCTTTGTAGGGTTCAAGTATTTCAAGCATATTCTTTGCTGTTTCCGAATGTAGGCCTTTCTTAGCATTCTTCCATGACAAGGACAGTGACTCTAAGAGTTCTTTGTCCCTCAGTATTGGCCCATAACCAGCAGCCCTATTAtcatcttcttcaagctcagataGGTGAAGCTCTACAAGCTTGTTCATGTTTTGGATTTGTGTTATATCAAAGCGAGTTGAATGCTGATCACTTAAATCTTGCACATCCTCATGATCTCTCATTTCGCCATCATTAGAAGGAGAAGGCAATTCTCTCATTGTCACATCAAGATACCTCAAGTTAACAAGATTACTCACTCCATCGACTTTGCAACCATATGGATTTTCTAAAACTTCAAGGTGGTAACATTTGCTCAATGGTACAGATGAAACTTGATGTTGCCAGATACACGGACTCCAAGATTTAGATACCGAAGATGTGTACAGCTTCCCAAGTTGCACATGAAAGAAATAATATCAGCATGCTTTCCATAGATTTCAAGCGACCGCAGACTCTCTGCATCTTTGAATATACTCTGAAATTCTCTGAGAAAATGTTTATTATGATACCCAATGATGAGGGACCTTAGTCTCATCACTGATgtaatttttttcatttttttgtcaAAATCATCATGATGCGATGCATTTTCATATGGACCAGGAGGCATTATTGACAGATGGCGTACAGTTGGCAAGATATCTCTGCAGTCTAACCCATTTATAGTCTCAAACTCTGTTCTTGAAACCTCAAAAGCCAAATCATGCATAAGATGATGCATGAAAAACCGTTCATCACTCTCATTATATTCAATGATGCCATAGTTCACTAAAAGATCAAGATAATCCTTCCCTATATCCTCTGGTTTTGTACTTCTATCCTTGTGGTCCACAAATCCTTGTGCAATCCAGTATCTAATCAAATACATTCTGTCAGGGAAGACATAACCCTTTGGAAACAGAGTTACGAAGCTAAAGCACCGTTGCAACAGCATAGGTAGGAAATCATAGCTTCGCTTCAAAGCTTTCATTATTCCTCCACTGATTTGCAGGGATTTCCATTTTTCATTTTTCAGAATGTTGTTCCAATGGTCCACGGTAAGATTCTGTCTTAGTAGGGTCCCGACTGTTTGTGCTGCCAATGGGTTTCCATTTAGCTTCTCTGCTATTTCCATACCAATGATTCCTAGACTTGGGTGTCCTTCATGGTTTTCATCACCAAAGGCGCAAGCTTTAAAAAACATCCAGAAATCGTTAGCTTCCAAAGAACCAACTTTTATTGGTTGAACTGTGCCAATCATTTTTGCGACTGACAGACTCCTGGTTGTGATGAAAATAACAGTGCCTTGTGGATTATAATATATAACCGGAGCCAGCACTCTGTTCCATATGGCAACATGCATGGTGGTGTCCCATATGTCTTTGACTTTAAGCAGCTGATAAGCATATCCTGAAGCCTAGCAAAGCTCTGTATGTGATCATGCCTCTCTTTAGAGACAAAATCTAGCATGTGTCTAAGAAGTCTCACTTCATCAAAATCAGTAGACACGGTAATCCATATCCTATGATGAAACTGATGATGTTCTGCATTGGAGTAGGCATATTGTGCGAGCAGTGTTTTACCAACCCCCGCTATGCCCACTAAAGGTATTATAGTAAATGGTTTTGAGTCATCAGCTCTCATCATCTTCCTGATCTCTTGCATCTCGTACAACCTGCCAAATATTTTGTTCTGAACAATAGAAGATGTGTCTGTCGGATGGTAATGTGGACTTTCAGAACTTTGGAATTTAAGTAGTTTGAGCAATTCATTCACTTCCTCCCAGCCTTCTTTTAATTGACGACTTAGTACCAGCATCTTACTAGAGTATTCAACATTGTTAAACTTAAGGGTTTCAGATGCAATATTCTGTTTCAAGCCCTCATATACTCTCCTTTTTCTGCTACCCGTTCCGGTGTTTCCGCTACCTGATGCATCCACACTGTAAGAAGAAAATGAAGTACCAGTAAGACATCTTATATATGTCCACAGAATGAATAGCTGAACAAATTTACGGAGCTACATTAATTTCCCTTAACACTCCCACAACACATGTACACCCAGAGTCATTCGCAATTGACAATGCATTTACACCAATCCTATATATTGTGTTATATACGTTGACCACCATAACAAGCTTAGTCACAGCATTCATATACTAGCATGCTCAAAATCATCTACTAGCTCTTTCATGCCTTTCTATGGAGTATGGACCAAAGAGAATTCCTTTAGAGAACATGGATCATATTCCAAGGTATAGGTGATTAAATCCTAAGGATACAATGCAAAAAGATGCTTCAAACATTGGATGAAGAAACAAGCAAAAGCAGCAAAGACCCAAAGAAATTAGACAGAACAGATGATCTGGTAGTAGATAAAATGAATGCACCAGGGTATTCCTTGGAACTAAgtgaaagaaggagaaaaatacAAGGACCCAATGGTCCGGTGCTAGAAAGATAACAACCGGGGTATCAACATAGTGTTTTTCCAAAGAGAGACTAAAGACGTCCCTTACTTGGACAGATTTCTCATTccagaaaagaagagagattaaATCCGAAgctgagaaaaaaaatacaatAACCAGAAGTTATAATTTGTTGCTAAGAAGTTTGGATGTTCAAGatgatatatttttttttcataatcTAGACTGTTGCGCAAGATGCAGTTTCAAAAATGGACTTTTACCCTTTTACTTATTGACCCTTTTGTATCAAGAGCATTGACGTGAGCGACAACCACACACTTCATCACACAGTACTAATAATGGGCTAAAAGGAttacactttggctaaggccctGTTTGACATGGCTCCAACTCTGGATGGAGCTGCTCTACTCCAGAACTTCAGGTGGAGCCAGCTCTAGGTGGAGTTGGAGCTGTCTGATGGAGGTGTTTGGCTGGGAGGGTGTCCCCAGCTCCAGAAAAGCGGAGTTTGAAGGTGAATTATCATTATTGCCCCCAACTtatggtcccacctgtcatcctcgtATTCCCCTTTTCTTCTTCCTTAGTTAGCCAAGCAGCTAAAACTTTTTCATATTTATTAAAAATTGTTTACTGACTTCAACAAATTACTCTAAACTATATCAGCCCTGATTGAAAAGGGCTGGAAGCAGCATTATCATTAGTAGTCATCTAAAACGGAAGAAACAGAGTTGAAAAGGGCCGGACCGTTGAGCGGATAAGAGCTCGATCCAGTGGGGAAGCTAGGCTACGATTGAAGAGGTTACGACTTCGATTCGCGAGCTGCTCTTCATCCCTGTCTTCTTCTCCCTCCACGACGTGCCTGTTCTTCGACTGGTACGCGGACCTGCTCCGCGCGGCACCCTTGGGCGCCATCCAGGCATGGGGCCCCTTCGGCGCGGGCCACGTCGTGACCACCGGAAGCCCCACTGACGTCGACCACCTCCTGCGTGCCGGAGGAACGACCTCGATGACGACGAGGATGCCGCCGACCTGCTGTCACGGTTCATGGCAGCCATGGACGAGGAGGACGGCagcgagctcggcgccatgttcCTGTAGGGAAAGGCGGCCAGCCGGTGGGGCTCGGGCTGCCGGCGGCAGGGGTAGAGCGGCGATGGGGGTTGGCTGGCCGAAACGCTAGTGGCGGCGGCGGGAGAACGGCGCGAGCGTCGTCAGAAAAAACGTTGGCGCGGGGGCTATCGGAGGAAAAAAAAGAATGAAACGTTATTTTTGTGTAACGAGTGGCATTGGTGGGTAATTACCCAACTCCACGAGGAGGTTCAAAAGAGGGGGTTTTGGAGCAgcaaaagaggtgctccaaaactccatTCCCATTTGCACTACAGCTCCATGGAGTTTTGGAGTTGGAGTGTTTGGCTATAATTTTTGTTGGAGTTGCTGGAGTTGTGGAGTGGAGCCATCCCAAATAGGCCCTAAGTATCCTACTTAAAGAGGCTGCCATGAGCCAAAAATATAAAGAAATGGCCACAGGAATGGGCGCAATGCTCTACCATCCTGACCATGCTTCTTTCGAGCATCTCGAAGGACTAGAACGCCAATGGTTTCCACAAAAGTTGCTTGCTTTTTATCTTGGTCCTCTGTGCAATTGCAATAGGCCAACATGCACTTTGGACACATTGCGCATGGGTGAGGCATCGCCTGGCTAATGGGATAGGGAAATAATATCCCACCCTTCAAGGGTAATATTGGATCTTAGCCATCCATTCTTCACAACTCATTTAATCATAGCCATTCATCCTTTTCCCTTTCCCCATCCCACCTCTCATAACTCGTTTGCCAAACACTGCCTGAAGTGCTTGATCTACAACATGAAGCGATAAACATTGTAACATATTCCAGCCTTTCACCTCTAATTAATAATTGCCTTTGTTAAGGAGAGGCAACCATTCCTAGGTTGTCCATTATTATATTCATGTTACCAGGTCATTCATCTATCAAATTAGACGACACTATGTAAAAAAGAGTCATATCTACCAGCGCCTCCTATGGACACCAGACGAACGTGCGTCTGTGATGTGAGTTCACAGATGCGCGTTGAACCCCGGTTGGCGACTTATCACAGACGTAATAAGTCGCCGACCGGGGTTCAACACGCGTCTGTAATAAGGTCTACTACATACGCACGTTGTTAAAACGTGTCTGTAGTTGCAGTTGGGACGTGTCTGTACCATGAATCGCTTTACCTTCTATAGACGTGACcaactatcgatgaaatatggtcggcagtctacctaggggtatgcctaagatagtagattgtcgacagacaggtgcgcaagccacaaacaagacggtgacgcaagacagacacgaggttttatccaggttcggccgccaagaaggcgtaatatctacgtcctgcgtctgatttgtattgctgtatgtcaatgagagatgtttttttagaggggtcccctgcccgccttatatagtccgggggcagggttacagatctggaaacaaATCCTAggcagttacaattgccatatgtggtcggataaggattcctattctaactgaccaggatcttgcttgatcgccaaatccgccttgactccttgcgcgggactccgatcaggttggctgggccgcgcgtcatcttttggtggaccggacccactgatccaggccggcccaagcttagccgtaagggtataggggttaatacccccatagctagtctccgagcaccatgtattatgctgcgacacaccattttaaccttctccaacaagtaaggcttgagtccttgacatctctgaccaccgttgtcgtcggagaagtaggttgttcgaagaatgtatggtgcttttaagaaaaaagaaaaagatttccatcctgtgaagtgtgcccacttgtatttctgtaaagaaatgtaagtgaatcttgaagcgtagcatccttgatcatcagaggtgtaGTGGTCGAAAagaaaacacattcaccgcaaggtgaagtgtgcccacttagtccccgagcctggcagtaggtgatgcaggcacgtggtgccagggtctaaaaagaattcccagttaagttaagagcccaattgtcgtacaggcaatacgagatgcaccggcaggtgcatcgtaccgatgtagtccccgggtttgctggaaggcaaattatgagtcttgtagcaaggtctaaataaacgtctctcaactgtatgtgagtacaaatcacatgtagccgaggagaacgatctccgagcagtggtcgggacagtccccgagcacgatagtaatccttacaatcagtcaaagcataggggtcgattaaataaacacattcaccgcaaggtgaagtgtgcccacttagtctccgagcctggtagtaggtgacgcaggcacgtggtgccagggtctaaaaaagaatttctattgaagttaagaatccaatagtCATGCAGGCGAtaagagatgcaccggcaggtgcatcgtaccaatgtagtccccgagcttgctgggagatgaagtatgagccttgtagcaaggtctaaataaatgtctctcaactgtatgtgagtgcaaatcacatgtagtcgaggaaagcgatctccgagcagtggtcgggacagtccccgagcacaatagtAGTTGTAGCAGcccccgagcacgacagtggtcggagcagtccccgagcacgacagtggtctgggcagtccctgagcacggcagtggtctgggcagtccccgagcacgtcattggtctgagcagtccccgagcacggtagtggtctgggcagtgcccgatcacggcagtggtctggtcctTCCTTGAGCACCAAATATGTAGCGAAAAAACGAACGCCGCttttattattatttggtgtatttatttatctccttactctgtcaagtccaatctaacacgtctggtcaaaaaagcagacgggtatagcacgtcactctgtcttcttgctctttctagcaaacagtcgcttggcacatgtatagaggtgcgtcagtgtgggccctctcacactatcaatgaagaggcgcgtacactggtaacgaaggggcatgtttattggcgtagatctcgaggttgtgaaaacaactgtcAGCGGCGCGTgtgcacatctcccaagaatcttgggcggatgaaacgacggagctcttggttatttataatatagaactggtaagttactttttaccaatccccattgtcattcgccgccgcaaccttcttcttcctcttgccgaaccctattcccccgaaaaccatcaccaatcccccctccaccgcatccacccctttagcaagggcagattaatggcgaagagagacgcccagaagaaaggcggagtcatggcgaaggagtggtggaagtcaaggagcaatgagcagaccatcgaagacctggtcaccatgggagtgctccacaacaaggcactcacgaGATGGCGTGcgtcggaaggagaaagcttccccgatccacaaccaggtgagattgtggttttcgaggattttttccagcggggttttggggttccagtgcaccctttccttcaggggctctgcttgtattatgagattgggatttgcaatctgcatcccaactcgattcttcttgtctccaccttcatccatctttgcgaagcctatggtggcttccagccccatttcaacctctttcgccatctgttctgtctgcggaagaaagggagcggcggctcgaagatagccggaggcgtatacctcaatctgcgtgacggtatgaaggcctagtacttgcactgcccctagaatacctcactggacgaatggtacaaggagtggttctacatccacgaagagccgaacacgatcaccctgtgcgacgtggggttgattccagagaagaagaatagctggtcggagaagcctgagcacttagagcagatcgtagaactgctcgggatgatcccatggggaaagctggacggtccaagcgtggtcaggaacttcatcagctgaaggatctagccctgctagaagagggtacatcctggataTGAATACCAGGGGaccgcagatccaacgaggactaggaaagAGGCGCTTAACAAGAtcgaaatcaaggccaggattggggaactattcaacttagctgatcctaattatgtcaggttaagcgacatcgagcacgccttcaagctggctcgacctcccccaaaggtaaatgatacttccttgtacctatagagttatgttgtaacaaaatttgactatgttgttgcctttatgtttcctagattaatggtcgtgaccaggcagcagtgttcgtgtctccaccccctagtatggattggccgcaagttgctggccctaccgcccagaccagtgccaggaccgaagacgtcgactgggcggtactCAGGGTTGGGGAGGAAGAAACGgctagggctgctggcaagcggccgacggccaacaagcgtcgtcaggccatcttccccctttcagatgatgaaacagaggatgcggacatcttccgactcgtccctcaaaagaggaggagacaaatggagtcgatggaggagggtggctcctctgtgccagcagtgatcgcatcaccgaccactacaacacagaggacaaaCGGAGGAAGGGTCGAGCACCCAACCCCAGCGCCAGTACTGGTCGTGGAGAAAGACCCGATGGAAACcgtcgagcacgtggagcaagtgcggtcgaagagacgctccttcgccacgtcattccgtgcttccaagatgtaagtatttgtaaccttgatgtaagcttacaatttgtattgaataatgttgtcttctgaacttttctctgatatattaggtcggtgtccaccgaaaatcccaacCAACTAGCCAGGTGCAGCacgacttcgccagcaatggtggAAAAAACTACCCAGCAGCCAGCTGTGGAGGAACCTATGGAAGAAAATCCACCAgcacctcagcagacgagcggccagacaacagtcctcgagcaactggtcgagaagagagccgagccaagtacaagtgctctgagcactaaccctgctgagggggacacttcggcgccaaggggaccagaccaagccgaggagcagcagccggaggtggcacagagcactcttgccgatgctacggctcatgggaaagccatagtggtcgttgAGACTACAGAGTCTAGACCATCGCCacctcctgaacaagaggccgaagaggacaaagtagaagagatcctgggccatccccaagacaaatgacaacatgtatatgtgtcgcgctggtggaacgacgagtgggttatgcatgaagaaatcccagaggtcgaagagaccctaaaagttgaacgagcggcaaagcgtctggtgacagaagtccaggtatgtttggtttgaccacttgatcctgctatttagtcgaactgtctgacttagtttgtttatatacaggacttgatgaagaccgcaaagtaccgaaagaggtgcttcgaccagattaagGGAATCACggccaacaatagagaactggcggccgaggtggaacgcttgcgccgctAACTTGAAACCGCCGACTAGGAGAGGATGGAGCAacaggcacagaaccagaacctggtcggccagctcagtaacaaagagcaggaaaaaacaagtaagttttcatcttataatagcaagtgcaggacttgtgttgttgcattgttggtagtgacagctgtaatgcaggcttagaagccgaagtaacccACCTCcaggaggagaatagccgtgtgaccatagagtgtggtcgcctgaaggaggacaacaagaaactggcgcgcaaccagtctcaactctaggaccgcacaaccaagatgaaggaggaactgaaaagtaagtgttccataccacctttctcattctgttgcccaccttatcttgtcgtgccattacattttgatgtcttgtacggtttgcagttttaaaagtcaatgccaagaaacatctagaagccgtgatgaaagatcatgatggctggaaggcacgatgcctggagaccaccgaggattgggatacatggaagaactggtgccaggaagtggcaactggcattttgcccatcctcgaccttatcgactcggcgctcacagaggaagagccaaggacgccccagctcggactggtcgagagatgcaaaaaagcatggggatggttccaagagttcgtgaaggaggcgggtgagtacatgggtgcccatgtgctaagcgtggtgtgtgcccactaccccctgatcgatctcaagcgcctggagggtggatacccgaaggaggtagacccagacaaggctgaggaactTCGGATGGCCTAGctagacctgtcgtcaaagataattggcgacattaacctatgtggaggcgggacaacacctgtacagggtacgccatcgataaGTCAGCTGGGAACACCattagttgcaagccaaccgacgaagcctgcggtctcgaccaaccAGGCATCGgcgaggccatccccttcagctcgaccagcacaagagtccccgagactcgagtaggatatcggaagcagtgAGCAGTAGGTgctgcgtgccccgaccagccaatgtaataggcttagagctatagaaggaggacatagttgtgttattgaaAACTTAgcccttttcaggcaagcttgtaataacgtaactgtatatcatcataagcttgtttgctttgtataaaacgtattgacgcttgaaactcatgttggtgtaactaagtgagaatatgttaacattctgtttagttgtaccattttgctcgacacatcatctcgAAAAGTTTgagcggccctagtttgccatgtggtcggagtgtgaggtgcatgacctgtgcacatgtagacgcggacaagtcaaaccaagggggacctgccgatcacccataatatagagagcggatcccatgcatgtgttgggaggaaccagagatagggcctgctccgaaaactgtagaaggagtggtggtcggcttttactagctaagttagaataaccataaaattcgaagtgacacattagagtggtcggataaatcataatagctttattgaagtaaatcaaaagtacaagaggagtacatatctcagtagttaagcatagaaacatctaagcttgtcgatgtgccacgagtttggtacgtccgtaccgtccaggtgagctaacctataagacgtcggtcgtgtgacttccttgatcatgaagggcccctcccatggggttgcgagtttatggacactagcctggttcgtcttccacatTAGGACTAgatccccgaccacaaagaaccgctctttaatgttcttgttgtagtaacTACGCAAAACAGtgaggtatttggccgtacatacacaagaatcaagccgcttctcttctgcgctattcacttctagctcccgtacttcattgaccttgtcttcattgaagttctctacccgtgctgatctgaaagccaTATCTacagggaggactgcctcagcgccgtaaaccataaagtatggcgagacgccagtgttacgactaggctgagttctaaggccctagaccatggctgataactctttgagccatcttctgggagctttgtcattttctctatacatcctcttcttcaatgcgtccaagatcatgccatttgcccacttGACTTGtctattagctctagggtgcgccaccgagatgtattttactactatgctcctttcatcgcagaagtcccaaaaagcattctcggtgaactgagtacctagatcagtgatgatgctattgggtatgccgaaacggtggatgacctggtcgaggaacgtgatggccttttctgaggatgcctgtaccaaaggcatgtattctatccacttagaaaatttatcgatcagcacaaagacgcatgtaaatttccctagagccggtttgaagggcccgatcatatctagtccctagcatacgaagggctaggaggctggtattgtctggatcgcatgtgctggtacgtggattctcttggcgaagaactgacaaccctcacagtggcggactagcttctctgcgtcggctactgctgacggccaatagaaccctgctcgaaaagccttaccgaccagcattcttgaggccacgtggttgccgcaggagccagagtggatttggtctaggagatgttcgccatcctcctaggttatacacttgatcaagatttcctcctttgcattcttgcaccatagcttgccatcgacgagcaggtactgcttactgcgacgcatcaggcgctcgttttctatccgattagtgtaaccgctgccatctgttaggtacttgatgaaaggtattctctagtcgggctcatgagcGGTCGAAGGCGGCTCAGCGGTGCTTGAcgtc belongs to Miscanthus floridulus cultivar M001 chromosome 4, ASM1932011v1, whole genome shotgun sequence and includes:
- the LOC136548568 gene encoding putative disease resistance protein RGA4, translating into MAPSSLPSSSSMAAMNRDSRSAASSSSSRSFLRHAGGGRRQWGFRWSRRGPRRRGPMPGWRPRVPRGAGSGNTGTGSRKRRVYEGLKQNIASETLKFNNVEYSSKMLNKIFGRLYEMQEIRKMMRADDSKPFTIIPLVGIAGVGKTLLAQYAYSNAEHHQFHHRIWITVSTDFDEVRLLRHMLDFVSKERHDHIQSFARLQDMLISCLKSKTYGTPPCMLPYGTECWLRLYIIIHKALLFSSQPGVSCAFGDENHEGHPSLGIIGMEIAEKLNGNPLAAQTVGTLLRQNLTVDHWNNILKNEKWKSLQISGGIMKALKRSYDFLPMLLQRCFSFVTLFPKGYVFPDRMYLIRYWIAQGFVDHKDRSTKPEDIGKDYLDLLVNYGIIEYNESDERFFMHHLMHDLAFEVSRTEFETINGLDCRDILPTVRHLSIMPPGPYENASHHDDFDKKMKKITSVMRLRSLIIGYHNKHFLREFQSIFKDAESLRSLEIYGKHADIISFMCNLGSCTHLRYLNLGVRVSGNIKFHLYH